In the Candidatus Aegiribacteria sp. genome, AGAAAACCGACGTGTGAATGAATGACAGGAGCACCGGTACTTGAAAGTGAACATCCCGGGATATACATGAAATGTCCTTATCATCTTTCAGCACAACTGTTTACGACGACATATCATGGTAATGCAATTGACTATATAGCGTAGCTTGTGCGTACCATAGTCTTTACATATATTCACCATCCTTAGAATTAGGCAAATCATTAATCAGAAAGGGTTTTTAATATGAAAATTTTTCTTGCGCTTGTCATGCTTGTCGGCATCTGTATAGCTGACGGCACAGAAACACAGACTGACTGGGTAGGTGGGCCTGGCACTCCAGGTCCAGTAACAACCTGGGGAACGCTGTTCGATGTATCGAGCGGTATATCCTGGCTGACAACAGGGGAAATCGGCCTGAGTTTAGAGCATAATATCTCATCATCATCTAACGGTCCAAGATGGGCAGTCTGTGGCGACATTGACGGAGATAGTGACATAGATGTTCTTGTTTGTGAATACTATGCGGATTCCCTTGTATGGTTCGAGAACATTGACGGTGACAGCTATTTCTGGGAGCGTCACTTCATTGGTGCGGGTAACGATCCTCACACAGCCGCTCTTGCAGACATCGACAACGATGGTGACCTTGATGCAATTGCCGGCTATTACTCCGGTGATTCCGTCGTCTGGTACGAAAACGACGGTACAGGTTCCGGATGGATTTCTCACATGGTCGTAGAGTCTCCATACGCTAACCAGGTCAGAACATTGATTGCAGCTCATATGAACGCTGACGCTTTTATTGATATTGTCGTACCCGCATACGCTTGCGACACGGTTGCCTGGTACGAGAATGACGGTGTTGGCGGTTTCAGCTGGACAAGACATAACATCTGCGCGACAAATGGGCCAAGGTGTGGAAACGTGGCCGATCTCGACAAAGACGGTTATCTTGATGTAGTGGCCGGTGCCTACTATGGTGACTCTCTGTCATGGTGGGAAAACGACGGAACAGGCCTCATCTGGACACATCACTGCATAAGCAGTTCCTATAACGGGGCAGGCCATGCGTGGTTCGTTGATATTGACGGCGACACATACCTCGATGTCCTTTGCGCAGCAATGTCCGGTGACAGTCTCTGCTGGTTTGAAAACACTGATGACATCGGAACCAGCTGGGCCAGGCATACGATTACAACAATCGACTACCCGGTTTACTCCAGCTTCTACGACCTTGATCAGGACGGCGATCAGGATGTTCTTGTCTGTAGTCCTAATTTAGATGTTTCGTACTGGTTTGAGAACAATGGTACAGGAACCTCATGGGTCGAACACCTTATAACGGATGAATACAATGGTCCATACTTCGTTGCAGGCGTTGATATTAACCTCGACGGCGTGAACGAAGCTCTCATCTGTGACAACAGCAGCGACAGGGTTGACTGGTACGATCTGTTCGAAAGCACAGGTGTGCTGGAATCATCAATACTTGACGCACAGGAAGATCCGGACTGGAATACTATTGCCTGGACAGCAACAACACCGACGAACACTGATGCCATCTTCCAGCTGCGTAGTTCCGATAACTCAGCTGCAATGGGCTCCTGGTCCGCCGACATCACTTCTCCGGGCTCAATCGATTCGTATGTCAGTGACGGTGATAACTACATTCAGTACAAAGCGATTCTCTCAACAACTGACGTGGGCGATTCTCCGGTAATTCCAATACTGCAGGATGTCACCATCGACTGGCTGTCAGTCGGTATCGCCGGCTCCAGCAGTCCCGCAGATGAATTCACTCTTAGTATAATATCTGCCAATCCCTGCTTCGGTGCTCCCGTCATCGCTTTCGATGTTCCCAATATCTGCAATGTTAATCTCAGCATCTTCGACATGTCCGGGCGCGTTGTGGCCAGGATAGCTGACGGAGAGATCGAAGCCGGTAATTATCAGGTTTGTATTGAAAACCTGATTCCCGGTATCTATCACTGCAGGATGGAAGCTGGCGGATTTACCGATGTTAGAAGTCTTGTAATACTGAAATAGACGTAAATCCTGATCATACAAGCAAGCGGCGGCCAGAAGGCCGCCGCTTCATTATCAGGTGAGATTTCGGATCAGGCTCCCGTTGCTTTGAGTAAGGTATTACTCAATTCTTTTAGACTGAATGGTTTTGCTATGGTAGCCGTGAATCCGTAATCAGAATAATTGGCCAATACAGGATTGTTCGAGTAACCGCTTGATACAATCACTTTAACATCAGGATCAATTTCAAGGAGTTCTGCTATTGCCTCTTCTCCTCCCATTCCTCCCGGAATAGTCAGGTCCATGATAACCGCGTCAAAGGAGTTTTTTGATTCCTTTGCGGCGGTGTAAACTTCTATTGCTTCCCGCCCGTCTTTAACAGCAAATGCCTCAAACCCCAGGCTGCCCAGCATTTCAACAGCAACATTCCTGACCATTTCTTCATCA is a window encoding:
- a CDS encoding T9SS type A sorting domain-containing protein, translated to MKIFLALVMLVGICIADGTETQTDWVGGPGTPGPVTTWGTLFDVSSGISWLTTGEIGLSLEHNISSSSNGPRWAVCGDIDGDSDIDVLVCEYYADSLVWFENIDGDSYFWERHFIGAGNDPHTAALADIDNDGDLDAIAGYYSGDSVVWYENDGTGSGWISHMVVESPYANQVRTLIAAHMNADAFIDIVVPAYACDTVAWYENDGVGGFSWTRHNICATNGPRCGNVADLDKDGYLDVVAGAYYGDSLSWWENDGTGLIWTHHCISSSYNGAGHAWFVDIDGDTYLDVLCAAMSGDSLCWFENTDDIGTSWARHTITTIDYPVYSSFYDLDQDGDQDVLVCSPNLDVSYWFENNGTGTSWVEHLITDEYNGPYFVAGVDINLDGVNEALICDNSSDRVDWYDLFESTGVLESSILDAQEDPDWNTIAWTATTPTNTDAIFQLRSSDNSAAMGSWSADITSPGSIDSYVSDGDNYIQYKAILSTTDVGDSPVIPILQDVTIDWLSVGIAGSSSPADEFTLSIISANPCFGAPVIAFDVPNICNVNLSIFDMSGRVVARIADGEIEAGNYQVCIENLIPGIYHCRMEAGGFTDVRSLVILK